Proteins encoded by one window of Sphaerodactylus townsendi isolate TG3544 linkage group LG02, MPM_Stown_v2.3, whole genome shotgun sequence:
- the XIRP2 gene encoding xin actin-binding repeat-containing protein 2 has protein sequence MTARLGGIQSGHTMPSGGERGLPDVQPGRPLLPTRDLASTIWMAPLHVRTPPECLDSPLNDQMPPACPDSLLHVRTDPLCVRMPLCVSVRPPCMSIHPPAYPDGPQCVRTAPLYFQMPPDFPDCTPARPDAPEVEAEKSLRSPALKNQPGSHSITPAKDPAAKGGKTFFDKMSSESAQNNSSEASAICQKSASGLSKRRTNESEKVSLECQELVSLKERMALYQAAVTKVESSNASANALEESEACRIPGGLASVKNQFEKGETVSSQNTQFQYQHKVSQHEEASFEVNEASNVTQCIEETVINEVLDEEVPKTSTQSLKQHFERTAQGKTFHTGRESGTPAKQIKIEKEYQEMAWPSAAFSSATADAASVNRQQELYMARKTGYASAASATAYSNSSKYGSMEEFPPPPSPDLLQVPSEMTEFSQSPEPSPSPSKHTLPKDLYTKQRNLYELKRLYKHIHPELRKNLEKDYFSDICEIVSSDVETSSSVAGDVRQAKYIFENTGSSPLKCTSPEREYLEWDEILKGEVQSMRWIFENQPLDSIKDESPDPSSVKSIADQEIIAGGDVKYTTWMFETQPIDALTVHSSNETENEDRIPELARGDVRTATWMFETQPLDSMNKIHQEKEQESNESSPEEIAGGDVKTVRYMFETQHLDRLGQLYSVDEAKLLQLRSELKEIKGEVKRCIRHFETLPTYVIRNNSGQMLEIKTVHREDLERGDVRTVRWMFETQPLDTINKDSLEIKVVRGISMEENVKGEVGRAKWLFETQPLDTIKEESEVSVVEKEVIVGTDVCGKCWLFETQPLDALKEREDTHPLLTEEIIGGDVNTTKHLFETLPMDMLKDSPDVGKLHKMAATEEEKGDVQHQKLIFETQPLEQIREEKKELIRTVKLEEIDGGNVSSCKHAFESCKLSKHDNTHKIHVEGVTRGAVKLNTAVFETTPLYAIQDRLGNYHEVKTIRQEEVVRGDVRNCRWLFETRPIDQFDESIEKIQIIKGISSQEVQSGDVKSAKWLFETQPLDSIKYFSNVEDEDSKVQMDSTEIVKGDVRMCRWLFETQPMESLYDKEKAVADNEEIHRGDVKTCTWLFETQPLDEIGEDSERVMKLQTVKQDEIQGSDVRTACFLFETENLENIQGEEDKELKRVVEIDIQPGDVSTMRYKFENQTLDSINFSAEEVLNKIKTMQREDIQKGNVLNCCWLFENQPIDEIREHQEDRTSVKTVTDVQGGNVRKGCFIFETFSLDQIKDESSTDITTNKTVREDEITKGDVKNYRMLFETQPLYAIQDKEGYYHEVTTVKKEEVIHGDVRGTRWLFETKPLGSINKSDNVYIIKSVTQEDIQKGDVSSVRYRFETQPLDTISDEEKFIVPTVDHVQGGDVKASKKLFESEKTKDMYVRTVSVSEIQQGNVKTSTWLFETHTIDEIRGEGSEYKDVKTVTKEEVQEGDVQHAVWLFENQRLDSIKDTDENDTEIAREEIPQVDVKTTTWLFETTPFHEFNESKIEKEEIIGKSVKETLKELYSHKVVESHGIILEADEIGDVRMTKYKLMNQDAPEIQKEEIIRGDLANIMMNLLSKSSTVKRETEVSEDEKGNVNLTKEQLLNRPTDVHIEKEEVVRGDIQQAIKNLLSQNSSAKRGILIQENERGDINMTVYSLFHRKDSTKTQQDEVIGGDVRRTIHSLLSSAMNNETLERAKIDDSERGNVQFFTTCIEAGALDYLKQLQTGTSETFTNRNQEEEEEEEEIIGGDVEGTKLLLKKKKSQIARTVNETDIIPGDVCNAVKIFMTEPQNSSCHVCKEEIIKGDLKAALNSLSQAINQTTVTEKEEIIKADILTILKSLEESAGRLKETEKPDVIPGDIKRAIESLEKARQAKNEVLREEIVRGDLESTLRSLRAAQQSFQEIGREEIVKGDTQSAGDSLQKTSADRKMTSHQAGVCGDMKRSTETLFEPSEQLIKNQVNVTERIQNHIRHEAYHQRMQTESRGFLSEDTREVHFDQKRSTKADEEDKKNVKVLSNSQYKVTGKAGNPMGKVKAQNPVKKEAKTDSNHSVVAQFASCSAVQKNERTEKLEASRILSNGSISSVEPSVKQIPDTTTQKEMREKAKLSSYTHNSHHRGTEQVVNMSTGMFSKATGCFQKQDGQQGRKQPPCSKEVCEEGKTNMKANQAVVSMASEQNLKTNRKVRVTQEIHGQFEEAERKQNSKVIQESEKSMARLKGKGKGDVAELKGHVKNPQKPNKHARSLHRSEIDSPPPPPPPPPPSPPPSVTSSEADLPLPPPPPLTHLMMASEKSRFPSPPPPIEQTRMDVDHFPPPPPLVEDKSESESVSSLPSSPLPQPSGIPQPKQKKEHFFKHLDKTLQQSIQTHASIRPSKVPSIKKPPQKQSEEKQLEMPHKIQPEVQICKGRDVTNVMEESTERTMVTSVVSHEQKEKSVCTRAEEVRKPPSDTDAIKPEPLLVKKRSPFLLVRSPSLPSEATSMKPKPYARKFKTPLMIAEEKYRQQREEMEKKQAQESCQLIVRRNSVTSGSSVQLESTASLVEPKPSEQYHFSVLDSLTSEAPKKTMPAEPESQAKLHNVVSSALEPQTASQIAAVSQSQSISKTSTDEHIKNEGTCDVQSFTEYKVSSEKAHTHREHTPCKTEQHEDEEHWHMSKNKITSPTFKIRTIKLPTLDQRFGETHKGSVVHRKQEENSSNQVVIKQHIQEKQDRSSSVSKKQSTGKANNQVQVDEKVRLEKPLLKYTEDRPEVTGKESSEVKQRLAQRKETGKEEIKQHSVSQAVQGKQSQVITCPTEEKIIIQRKQEEASNKSEKMVKQKVIDIHECSRTSDQEKTLSLETKHLSQETRSLQGKECVEEKVLQAKKGLLKTPPPKQDVGPKKKILSSSVREIPQSHEKNPVDILEFLRKREEVQQVLSRVKQFEMEPNKNRIQTFQVFLSGIPEWLVENQKKQKLISIAQENNADKMKEELLAIKDQGAKILEWCEDAIQTAMISTKTPKSRKDFLNVGGSSQNIAKVSIGSSRKESHETKEVIKDAVTHQEVERINANRYTESTPTLSSSLRTRAPSPTYITIESRRIESPLKEPLSPVQRESIPVPPSPPPRSATPTSKYQPYTASTSPSPPRSRSEQLAKLKDTTVKLSQGATQTRSVTPVPIVEKRSEIVKSPATLRRQIKIEPRQPDSSSSKTLPAKESQLTAGTVKKSKEMHRELETNKMFVNKKIGYIPEGLKLQGQNASSLSVAQKYEAAKVDPKGLTHRFEASEQVIHGGRESEVFEISGHECEDKIDILLENVDKPVPEVKSKKKYVENGVISGKIREERRRFRQNEIGQTSHERAKQNEGFQKTPGKQQREPKDNKSYKQKQGSVKEHSVEPVVSFDAKSLGECSSGMDTVENTVVESRTTTSRSRSADGLQSGFGFKRAPPTYEDVISGHILDISAAESPEELLKNFQKTWQESERVFKSLGYTMSDAAESELRSSFHEEAEFISETAHSGKGNLPSLSKESLSNGVSGCRQADLS, from the exons GTTTCTCAACACGAGGAAGCTTCATTTGAGGTTAACGAAGCTTCTAATGTCACTCAGTGTATTGAGGAAACAG TGATCAATGAAGTTTTGGATGAGGAGGTTCCCAAGACCTCTACACAATCCTTAAAGCAGCATTTTGAAAGAACAGCCCAGGGAAAGACATTTCACACTGGCAGAGAGAGTGGAACACCTGCAAAACAGATTAAG attgaaaaggaaTATCAAGAAATGGCCTGGCCTtcagcagccttttcttctgctactgctgacgCTGCTTCCGTGAATAGACAACAGGAACTGTACATGGCAAGGAAAACTGGCTATGCATCTGCAGCCTCAGCCACAGCCTACAGCAACTCTTCTAAGTATGGAAGCATggaggagtttcctcctccacccTCTCCAGACTTACTACAAGTTCCATCTGAAATGACAGAGTTTTCCCAGTCCCCTGAACCCTCTCCTTCTCCATCAAAGCACACCCTCCCCAAAGATTTGTACACCAAGCAACGAAACCTCTATGAATTGAAACGTTTATACAAGCACATTCATCCAGAATTGAGAAAGAATTTAGAAAAAGATTATTTCAGTGATATCTGTGAGATAGTTTCTAGCGACGTAGAAACCAGTAGCTCGGTAGCAGGAGATGTACGTCAAGCCAAGTACATCTTTGAAAACACAGGAAGCAGCCCTCTGAAGTGCACGAGTCCAGAGAGGGAGTATTTGGAATGGGATGAAATCCTTAAAGGAGAGGTTCAGTCCATGAGGTGGATCTTTGAAAATCAGCCTTTGGACTCAATCAAAGATGAGTCCCCAGACCCAAGCAGTGTTAAAAGCATTGCAGATCAAGAAATCATTGCAGGCGGAGATGTGAAATACACTACATGGATGTTTGAAACACAACCCATAGATGCACTGACAGTGCATTCCTCAAACGAGACAGAAAACGAAGACAGAATTCCTGAATTGGCTCGAGGAGATGTCCGCACAGCTACCTGGATGTTTGAAACGCAGCCATTGGACTCCATGAATAAAATTCACCAGGAGAAAGAACAAGAATCCAATGAATCCTCCCCTGAGGAAATTGCTGGTGGAGATGTCAAAACAGTGAGGTATATGTTTGAAACACAGCATCTGGATAGACTTGGGCAACTGTACTCAGTGGATGAAGCCAAGCTGCTACAGCTGAGGTCTGAACTAAAGGAGATTAAAGGGGAAGTGAAGAGATGTATACGGCATTTTGAAACTCTGCCAACGTATGTTATTCGGAACAATTCAGGCCAAATGCTAGAGATTAAAACTGTTCATCGAGAAGACCTTGAGAGAGGAGACGTCAGAACAGTGCGTTGGATGTTTGAAACCCAGCCCTTGGACACGATTAACAAAGACTCTCTGGAAATCAAAGTTGTCCGTGGGATCTCGATGGAGGAGAATGTCAaaggtgaggtgggcagggccaAATGGCTTTTCGAAACACAGCCTTTGGACACAATTAAAGAGGAGTctgaagtgtctgttgtggaaaaagAAGTCATTGTAGGTACGGATGTCTGTGGCAAATGCTGGCTTTTTGAGACTCAGCCTCTGGACGCCttaaaagaaagggaagataCACATCCTTTACTGACTGAAGAAATAATAGGAGGAGATGTAAATACTACTAAACACTTGTTCGAAACATTGCCAATGGACATGCTAAAAGACAGCCCAGATGTTGGAAAgcttcataaaatggctgccactgaggaagaaaaaggagacgTGCAGCACCAGAAACTGATCTTTGAAACGCAACCTCTAGAACAGAtcagagaagagaaaaaagaactcATAAGAACTGTGAAGCTGGAGGAAATTGACGGGGGAAATGTGAGCAGCTGCAAACATGCATTTGAATCCTGCAAGTTGAGCAAACATgacaacacacacaaaatccatGTTGAGGGTGTGACACGGGGTGCGGTCAAATTAAACACAGCTGTTTTTGAAACAACTCCATTGTATGCAATCCAGGACAGACTTGGGAACTATCATGAAGTGAAAACAATTCGACAAGAAGAAGTTGTCAGAGGGGATGTCAGAAACTGTCGGTGGCTCTTTGAGACCAGGCCCATTGACCAGTTTGATGAGAGTATTGAAAAAATTCAGATTATTAAAGGAATATCTTCCCAAGAAGTCCAGTCGGGTGATGTGAAGTCAGCGAAATGGCTGTTTGAAACTCAGCCTCTGGACTCTATTAAATACTTTTCTAATGTGGAAGATGAGGACAGCAAGGTACAAATGGATTCCACGGAAATTGTCAAAGGAGATGTCAGAATGTGTAGGTGGCTATTTGAAACCCAACCAATGGAATCCTTGTATGACAAAGAAAAGGCAGTGGCTGATAATGAAGAGATACACAGGGGAGATGTCAAAACCTGTACCTGGCTCTTTGAAACCCAACCTCTCGACGAAATAGGCGAAGACTCAGAAAGAGTCATGAAACTACAGACGGTGAAGCAGGATGAAATTCAGGGCAGCGATGTCCGCACTGCATGTTTCCTTTTTGAAACAGAAAACCTAGAAAATATACAAGGAGAAGAAGATAAGGAACTCAAGCGAGTAGTAGAAATCGATATCCAGCCTGGAGATGTTTCCACCATGAGGTACAAATTTGAAAACCAAACATTAGACTCTATAAACTTCAGTGCAGAAGAAGTGTTGAACAAAATTAAAACCATGCAACGTGAAGACATACAAAAAGGGAATGTTTTGAATTGCTGTTGGCTTTTTGAGAATCAGCCTATTGATGAAATAAGAGAGCACCAAGAGGACAGGACGTCAGTTAAAACGGTTACAGATGTACAAGGTGGAAATGTGAGAAAAGGTTGCTTCATCTTTGAGACGTTTTCTTTGGACCAGATTAAAGATGAATCTTCTACAGACATAACAACCAACAAAACTGTAAGAGAAGATGAAATAACAAAGGGAGATGTGAAAAACTACCGAATGCTCTTTGAGACCCAGCCGCTTTATGCTATTCAAGACAAGGAAGGGTATTACCATGAGGTGACTACTGTTAAGAAGGAAGAGGTGATTCATGGGGATGTGCGTGGAACTCGGTGGCTGTTTGAAACAAAGCCCTTGGGATCAATAAACAAATCAGATAATGTGTATATTATAAAATCGGTCACCCAGGAGGATATCCAAAAAGGAGACGTCAGTTCTGTCAGGTACAGATTTGAAACACAACCATTGGATACGATTTCCGATGAGGAAAAATTCATTGTTCCCACAGTTGACCATGTCCAAGGTGGTGATGTGAAGGCCAGCAAGAAGTTGTTTGAGTCTGAAAAGACCAAAGACATGTATGTGAGAACAGTGAGTGTCAGTGAAATACAGCAAGGCAACGTTAAAACATCAACTTGGTTATTTGAAACACATACCATAGATGAGATTAGAGGTGAGGGGTCCGAATATAAAGATGTTAAAACGGTAACAAAGGAAGAGGTACAAGAAGGCGATGTTCAGCATGCAGTGTGGCTTTTTGAGAATCAACGTTTAGACTCCATTAAGGATACTGATGAAAATGATACAGAAATAGCTAGGGAAGAAATTCCACAGGTGGATGTCAAAACCACAACATGGCTTTTTGAAACGACACCTTTCCATGAATTCAATGAAAGCAAAATAGAAAAGGAAGAAATCATAGGGAAGAGTGTAAAAGAGACTTTAAAGGAACTGTATTCTCACAAAGTGGTCGAGTCACACGGAATTATCTTGGAGGCAGATGAAATCGGCGATGTCCGAATGACAAAGTATAAACTGATGAATCAAGACGCTCCTGAAATACAGAAAGAAGAGATTATTAGGGGAGATCTGGCCAACATCATGATGAACTTGTTGTCCAAAAGCAGTACTGTTAAAAGGGAAACCGAAGTCAGTGAAGATGAAAAGGGAAATGTGAATTTGACCAAAGAGCAGTTGCTAAATAGACCAACAGACGTTCACATTGAAAAGGAAGAGGTGGTGAGAGGGGATATACAGCAAGCCATTAAAAACCTGTTAAGTCAGAACAGTTCCGCAAAACGTGGGATTTTAATTCAGGAAAATGAGAGAGGCGATATTAACATGACAGTATATTCTCTCTTTCACAGAAAGGATAGCACTAAAACCCAGCAAGATGAAGTGATAGGAGGTGACGTGAGGCGCACAATTCACAGCCTCCTGTCCTCTGCAATGAATAATGAAACGCTGGAAAGAGCTAAAATAGATGATTCGGAAAGGGGCAACGTTCAGTTTTTTACGACATGCATAGAAGCTGGGGCTCTGGATTATCTGAAGCAACTCCAGACAGGGACAAGTGAAACATTTACCAATAggaatcaagaagaagaggaggaggaagaggaaataatTGGTGGCGATGTTGAAGGCACAAAACTATTACTTAAGAAAAAGAAGTCTCAAATCGCACGTACCGTTAATGAAACTGACATTATTCCTGGAGATGTGTGTAATGCAGTTAAAATCTTTATGACTGAGCCACAAAATTCATCTTGTCATGTATGCAAAGAAGAAATTATAAAAGGTGACTTGAAGGCAGCATTGAATTCTCTAAGTCAGGCCATCAATCAAACAACTGtcacagagaaagaagaaattataAAAGCGGATATCCTCACAATCCTGAAGTCTCTCGAAGAATCTGCTGGTCGGCTGAAAGAAACGGAAAAACCTGATGTCATCCCTGGTGATATTAAGCGGGCAATTGAATCTCTAGAGAAAGCAAGACAGGCAAAAAATGAAGTCCTGAGAGAAGAGATTGTCCGAGGTGATCTTGAGTCGACCTTAAGGTCTTTAAGAGCAGCTCAGCAGTCTTTCCAGGAGATAGGCAGAGAAGAAATAGTCAAAGGAGATACTCAAAGTGCTGGAGACAGCTTACAGAAGACATCGGCAGATAGAAAAATGACATCACACCAAGCAGGAGTCTGTGGAGATATGAAAAGAAGTACTGAGACTCTCTTTGAGCCTTCTGAACAATTAATCAAGAACCAGGTTAATGTGACTGAAAGGATACAAAATCATATACGCCATGAGGCGTACCACCAAAGAATGCAAACTGAAAGCAGGGGCTTCCTCAGTGAAGATACTAGAGAAGTCCATTTTGATCAGAAGCGCAGCACAAAGGCAGATGAGGAAGATAAGAAAAATGTGAAGGTATTATCTAATTCCCAATACAAGGTCACTGGAAAAGCAGGCAATCCAATGGGTAAAGTGAAAGCCCAGAACCCTgtgaaaaaggaagcaaagactGATAGCAATCACTCTGTAGTTGCTCAGTTTGCTTCTTGTAGTGCTGTTCAGAAGAATGAAAGAACAGAGAAGTTGGAGGCAAGCAGGATACTGAGTAATGGCAGCATATCAAGTGTGGAACCATCTGTAAAACAAATACCTGACACAACTACTCAGAAAGAAATGAGAGAAAAAGCAAAATTGTCCAGCTACACTCATAACAGCCATCATAGAGGTACAGAGCAAGTAGTCAACATGTCAACGGGCATGTTTTCCAAGGCGACTGGTTGCTTTCAAAAGCAAGACGGCCAGCAAGGAAGAAAACAGCCTCCGTGTTCAAAAGAGGTTTGCGAAGAGGGGAAAACTAACATGAAAGCAAACCAAGCTGTGGTTTCCATGGCGTCAGAACAGAATCTAAAAACCAATCGAAAAGTCAGAGTAACACAGGAAATTCACGGCCAATTTGAAGAAGCCGAAAGGAAGCAAAACTCAAAAGTTATTCAGGAAAGTGAGAAATCTATGGCAAGGcttaaagggaaggggaaaggggatgtTGCTGAGTTGAAAGGACATGTAAAAAATcctcaaaaaccaaacaaacatgcTAGAAGCCTACACAGATCAGaaattgattccccacccccacccccacccccacccccgccttcaCCACCACCTTCAGTAACTTCATCTGAAGCTGACCTtccactgccaccacctcctcctctgacACATTTAATGATGGCTTCTGAAAAATCAAGAtttccttcaccaccaccaccaatagaGCAGACTAGAATGGACGTTGACCATTTTCCTCCTCCGCCACCCTTAGTAgaagacaaatctgaaagtgaatcAGTATCTTCTTTGCCTTCTTCGCCTCTTCCTCAGCCATCCGGGATTCCTCagccaaaacaaaagaaagaacattTCTTCAAGCATCTAGACAAAACCCTGCAGCAATCGATTCAAACTCATGCCAGCATAAGACCTAGTAAGGTCCCATCCATTAAGAAACCTCCACAGAAACAGTCAGAAGAAAAACAGCTTGAAATGCCTCACAAAATTCAGCCCGAGGTTCAGAtatgcaagggaagggatgtGACAAACGTCATGGAAGAAAGCACAGAAAGGACCATGGTGACTAGTGTTGTTAGTCacgaacagaaagagaaaagcgTCTGCACAAGAGCAGAGGAGGTTAGAAAGCCTCCCTCAGACACAGATGCAATCAAGCCGGAGCCCTTGCTGGTGAAGAAAAGAAGTCCGTTTCTGCTAGTGagatctccttccctcccatcagAGGCTACATCAATGAAGCCTAAGCCATATGCAAGAAAATTTAAAACCCCTTTAATGATCGCAGAAGAGAAATATAGACAACAAAGGGAGGAGATGGAGAAGAAGCAAGCACAAGAATCTTGTCAATTGATCGTGAGAAGAAATAGTGTAACTTCTGGAAGTTCAGTTCAGTTGGAGTCAACAGCATCTCTTGTGGAGCCAAAACCCTCAGAACAGTACCATTTCTCTGTACTAGACTCCTTGACCTCTGAAGCTCCAAAAAAGACAATGCCTGCTGAGCCCGAAAGTCAGGCCAAGCTTCACAATGTGGTCTCAAGTGCTCTTGAGCCACAAACTGCGTCACAGATTGCAGCCGTCAGCCAGTCTCAAAGCATCTCAAAAACCTCCACAGACGAGCACATTAAAAACGAGGGTACATGTGACGTGCAAAGTTTCACAGAATATAAAGTCTCTTCTGAGAAGGCGCATACCCATAGGGAACATACACCATGCAAGACAGAGCAACATGAGGATGAGGAGCATTGGCACATGTccaaaaacaaaattacatccCCTACTTTTAAAATCAGAACCATCAAGCTTCCCACATTAGACCAACGATTCGGGGAAACACACAAGGGCTCTGTGGTACACAGAAAGCAAGAGGAAAATAGCAGCAACCAAGTTGTCATCAAACAACACATTCAAGAAAAACAGGACAGAAGCAGTTCTGTGAGCAAAAAGCAAAGCACTGGAAAGGCAAACAATCAGGTGCAGGTTGATGAGAAGGTGCGGTTGGAAAAAccacttttaaaatacacagaagACCGGCCCGAAGTAACTGGCAAAGAGTCCAGTGAAGTGAAACAAAGGTTAGCTCAAAGGAAAGaaacagggaaagaagaaattaaaCAACACAGTGTCTCTCAGGCTGTGCAAGGAAAGCAAAGCCAAGTAATTACTTGccctacagaagagaaaataaTAATTCAAAGGAAACAAGAGGAAGCAAGCAATAAATCAGAAAAAATGGTCAAGCAAAAAGTTATTGACATTCATGAGTGTTCACGGACTTCTGATCAAGAGAAAACCTTGAGTCTGGAAACAAAACACTTGTCCCAAGAAACCAGGAGTTTGCAAGGGAAGGAGTGTGTTGAAGAAAAGGTCCTGCAGGCAAAGAAGGGACTTCTTAAGACTCCACCGCCCAAACAAGATGTTGGCCCCAAGAAAAAAATACTGTCCAGTTCCGTAAGAGAAATACCACAGAGTCATGAGAAAAACCCAGTAGATATATTAGAGTTCCTGAGGAAACGTGAGGAGGTACAGCAGGTCCTGTCCAGAGTGAAGCAGTTTGAAATGGAGCCAAATAAAAACAGGATCCAGACCTTCCAGGTGTTCTTAAGTGGTATTCCAGAGTGGCTGGTCGAAAACCAGAAGAAACAAAAGTTAATCTCTATTGCTCAGGAGAATAATGCTGACAAGATGAAAGAAGAACTATTGGCTATTAAAGACCAGGGCGCCAAAATCCTTGAATGGTGTGAAGATGCAATCCAAACAGCCATGATTTCCACAAAAACCCCAAAATCTAGGAAGGACTTCCTTAATGTTGGAGGATCCTCGCAGAATATCGCTAAAGTGAGCATTGGCTCTAGTAGAAAAGAGTCTCACGAGACTAAAGAGGTGATCAAAGATGCGGTCACACATCAGGAAGTGGAGCGTATCAATGCAAACAGGTACACAGAAAGCACACCTACTTTGTCATCATCACTGAGGACACGGGCACCCTCACCTACTTACATTACGATTGAGTCAAGGCGAATTGAGTCTCCCCTCAAGGAGCCTTTGTCTCCTGTCCAAAGGGAATCTATTCCAGTTCCACCATCACCCCCTCCTAGATCTGCCACACCAACATCGAAATATCAACCCTACACAGCCTCCACCTCCCCCTCTCCGCCAAGAAGCCGTTCGGAGCAGCTTGCCAAGCTCAAGGACACCACTGTGAAACTGTCCCAAGGAGCAACGCAAACCAGATCAGTCACCCCGGTTCCCATTGTAGAAAAACGATCAGAGATTGTTAAATCTCCTGCAACTCTCCGACGACAAATCAAGATTGAGCCACGGCAACCTGATAGTTCGTCTTCAAAAACGTTGCCTGCAAAGGAATCACAGTTAACTGCTGGTACAGTGAAGAAAAGTAAAGAAATGCACAGAGAACTGGAAACAAACAAGATGTTTGTCAACAAAAAGATAGGATACATTCCAGAAGGCTTAAAGCTACAAGGACAAAATGCAAGCTCCCTTTCTGTTGCTCAGAAATATGAAGCTGCCAAGGTTGATCCCAAAGGACTTACACATAGATTTGAAGCATCTGAGCAGGTGATTCACGGAGGAAGAGAATCAGAGGTATTTGAAATATCAGGCCAtgagtgtgaggataaaatagacatACTGTTGGAAAATGTTGATAAGCCAGTACCGGAGGtgaaatcaaagaaaaaatatgtTGAAAATGGTGTGATTAGTGGCAAAATCAGGGAAGAAAGGCGCAGGTTTAGACAGAATGAAATAGGCCAGACTTCTCATGAAAGGGCAAAGCAAAATGAGGGCTTCCAAAAGACTCCAGGCAAGCAGCAAAGAGAACCCAAGGACAATAAATCTTACAAGCAGAAGCAGGGCTCAGTCAAAGAGCACTCCGTTGAGCCCGTGGTAAGCTTTGATGCCAAGTCCCTCGGCGAATGCTCTTCTGGCATGGATACAGTTGAGAACACTGTTGTTGAGTCACGCACTACCACCTCCAGATCACGAAGCGCAGATGGGCTGCAGTCTGGATTTGGCTTCAAACGTGCGCCTCCGACATATGAGGATGTAATCTCAGGACACATCTTGGATATCTCGGCTGCAGAATCTCCTGAAGAACTGCTGAAGAATTTCCAAAAGACTTGGCAAGAAAGCGAGAGAGTATTCAAAAGCCTGGGCTACACAATGTCTGATGCCGCGGAATCAGAGCTGAGAAGTAGTTTCCATGAGGAAGCGGAGTTTATCAGTG AAACTGCACATTCAGGGAAAGGAAACCTGCCTTCTTTGTCAAAAGAGAGTTTATCCAATGGAGTGTCTGGTTGCCGACAAGCAGACCTTTCATAA